From a region of the Nothobranchius furzeri strain GRZ-AD chromosome 12, NfurGRZ-RIMD1, whole genome shotgun sequence genome:
- the LOC107395486 gene encoding alpha-2A adrenergic receptor gives MVCLNLTSRNETLLGKQPFTVQTSVMLTILVVMLIMLTVFGNVMVVIAVITSRALKAPQNLFLVSLACADILVSTLVMPFSLANELMGYWYFGKVWCEIHLALDVLFCTSSIVHLCAISLDRYWSVTKAIEYNLRRTPRRIRCTICLVWVLAAIISFPPLITMKKDEGKKDSPVCKINKEKWYIIFSSTASFFAPCVIMIMVYVRIYQIAKKRTRALPSRRQRRKGKGEDEFRLEPQEDKEREKDEVKEVNGLDVEEEPSSSEGNETILCPLRKKKTTRTPKASQVKPVETSPKMETPPSVTVSKWKGRQYRERRFTFVLAVVMGVFVLCWFPFFFTYTLTAVCDACCIPETLFKMFFWFGYCNSSLNPVIYTIFNRDFRKSFKKVLCIKS, from the coding sequence ATGGTTTGTCTCAATCTCACCAGCAGAAATGAGACTTTGCTTGGGAAGCAGCCTTTCACTGTGCAGACCTCTGTGATGCTCACCATCCTGGTGGTTATGCTCATCATGCTGACCGTGTTTGGCAATGTCATGGTAGTAATTGCTGTGATCACGAGCCGAGCCCTGAAAGCACCCCAGAACTTGTTTCTGGTGTCTCTGGCGTGTGCTGACATCCTGGTTTCCACCTTAGTGATGCCGTTCTCTTTAGCGAATGAACTTATGGGCTACTGGTACTTTGGCAAAGTGTGGTGTGAGATCCACCTGGCTTTGGACGTTCTTTTCTGCACCTCATCCATCGTTCACCTGTGTGCCATCAGCCTGGACAGATACTGGTCCGTCACAAAAGCGATTGAGTACAATCTGAGACGGACACCTCGCAGGATTAGATGCACGATCTGTTTGGTTTGGGTGCTGGCGGCCATTATTTCTTTCCCTCCACTTATAACCATGAAAAAGGATGAAGGTAAAAAGGACAGCCCTGTGTGTAAGATCAACAAGGAGAAATGGTACATTATTTTCTCCAGCACTGCCTCTTTCTTTGCACCCTGTGTCATCATGATCATGGTGTACGTCCGAATCTACCAGATTGCTAAGAAAAGAACAAGAGCCTTACCAAGTAGAAGGCAAAGAAGGAAGGGCAAAGGTGAAGACGAGTTTCGCTTGGAGCCTCAAGAAGATAAAGAAAGAGAAAAGGATGAGGTAAAAGAGGTCAACGGGCTTGATGTGGAGGAAGAACCGTCCTCCTCCGAAGGGAACGAAACCATCTTATGCCCCTTGAGAAAGAAGAAGACCACGAGAACACCCAAAGCATCTCAGGTGAAGCCTGTGGAAACTTCTCCAAAGATGGAGACGCCACCATCTGTGACAGTGAGCAAGTGGAAAGGAAGACAGTACAGAGAAAGACGCTTCACATTTGTCCTGGCTGTTGTCATGGGAGTGTTTGTTCTCTGCTGGTTCCCCTTTTTCTTCACGTACACGCTCACGGCTGTGTGTGATGCCTGCTGCATCCCAGAGACACTGTTCAAAATGTTCTTCTGGTTCGGCTACTGCAACAGCTCACTGAACCCCGTCATATACACCATATTCAACAGAGACTTTAGGAAATCGTTTAAAAAGGTTCTTTGCATAAAGTCGTAG
- the smndc1 gene encoding survival of motor neuron-related-splicing factor 30, producing MSEDLSKQLSSYKAQLQQVEVALSTDQGNEDLRKLQKDLQEVIDLTKDLITSQPPDASSSTSGSDTVPVKKTWKVGDKCLALWSQDGQVYEAEIEEVDRENGTAAVTFSGYGNAEVIPLHNLKAVEERKLTEEDILKSKSKKEQIAEQREYKKKKAQKKVQRMKELEQEREEQKSKWQQFNNKAYSKNKKGQVKRSIFASPESVNGKVGVGTCGIADKPMTQYNDTSKYNVRHLMPQ from the exons ATGTCGGAGGATCTGTCGAAACAGTTAAGTAGCTACAAAGCCCAGCTGCAGCAAGTAGAAGTTGCCCTGTCAACAGACCAAGGTAACGAGGACCTTCGCAAACTCCAGAAAGACCTGCAG GAAGTCATCGATCTGACAAAAGATCTCATAACATCTCAGCCCCCCGATGCGTCTTCAAGCACCAGTGGTTCAGACACAGTTCCTGTGAAGAAAACCTGGAAAGTGGGAGACAAGTGTTTAGCTTTGTGGAGTCAGGATGGACA GGTGTACGAAGCTGAGATTGAGGAGGTAGACCGAGAGAACGGCACTGCTGCTGTCACCTTCAGTGGATATGGAAATGCCGAAGTGATTCCTCTGCACAACCTCAAGGCGGTCGAGGAAAGGAAACTCACTGAAGAGGACATTTTGAAGTCAAAATCCAA GAAAGAGCAGATCGCAGAGCAACGagagtataagaagaagaaggctCAGAAAAAAGTCCAAAGGATGAAAGAGTTGGAGCAGGAGAGAGAGGAGCAAAAATCAAAGTGGCAACAGTTTAACAACAAAGCATACTCAAAGAACAAGAAAGGACAG GTAAAGAGGAGCATCTTTGCCTCTCCAGAGAGTGTAAACGGGAAGGTGGGAGTTGGAACTTGTGGTATTGCAGACAAACCTATGACCCAGTACAACGACACATCCAAATACAACGTCAGACATCTAATGCCCCAGTGA